Part of the uncultured Anaeromusa sp. genome is shown below.
TCCTTAGAACAGGCTCTCAAGCAGCCGGTGGCGCTGCGGAAAAAATGGGCGCGAAGCCTGCTAGACAGCTTTTTAGGACAAGTGTTTGTATATGGCTTTTTTCATGCGGACCCGCATCCGGGAAATCTGCGTTTTGACTTGCTGGGCGATGTCATTTATTTTGATTTCGGCCTGGTTGGGCGCATGGAAAGCCGGATGCAGCGGCTGCTTTTTGAAAACTTCCTGGCTATCCGTAATTTGGATGTAGAAGGCTTGATGAATGTTTCCATTGCCATGGGAAAACCCATGGGAGACATTTCTTGGCAGAACTATTATGAGGATACGGCGGAACTGCTTTTTATGGCCTTGGATGCCGGTCATAGCAGCGGCGGTCTGGGCGGGATTATGACGAGTATGTTTAAGGTGGCCCAGCGGTATGGGGTGCGCATGCCGGAGCGGATGCTCTTTTTTGCCAAAGCGCTGGCAATGACGGAAGGGGTGGCGCGGCGGCTGGATCCGGACATCAATCTGGAACGGGCGGTTGAAGAGGTGCTGGAAGCCTATGTGCGTCAACAATTGGAAGTGGATTTTAGCGTACAGGCCTTGGAACTGAAGAAAAAGTGGCAGATTTTCAGTCATGAGCTGCCATACTATGTATCGGCTCTGACCCGGGGAGAAAAACGCATTCCCATTGAAATCGGGGGCATGGAGCATATCGGCGACAGCCTGCAAAGAGCGGTGCATACAGTGGCGTACAGCTTGGTAATTGCAAGCTTGGTGGTGACCGCCGGCATCATGATGAGCGCCCAAGGGGCCTTTGAAGACCTGATCCGTACGACCGGCTACTTGCTCCTTTTAGGCGCCATTAGCGCTTCGGTATATCTGTATTTGCGCATCTTTCGCCAAGTGAGGCGTTAAGAAAAGCTCTTCTTGCAGGGTGTTGGCTCGCAAGAGGAGCTTTTTG
Proteins encoded:
- a CDS encoding AarF/UbiB family protein; protein product: MSVQKAALRERTREIARVFIRHGFGFLLRDLDWRQVGKGDEGLLVAKDFYTDAQQEKIRTMSQRLPLMLEELGPTFIKFGQFLSSRPDLLPDFLLEALERLHEQVAPIPFAEVEAALDGNLPSWRQDFLQVEPEPLGMGSIAQIHRARLQDGRVVVVKVRKPGVVDTIEVDLAILKRTAAFIGEQPEVKRIIALEQLVSVFAHGLQKETDFAVEAVNMTLFARKLPKDGRIRIPACLPEWSNQAVLTMEYIEALSLEQALKQPVALRKKWARSLLDSFLGQVFVYGFFHADPHPGNLRFDLLGDVIYFDFGLVGRMESRMQRLLFENFLAIRNLDVEGLMNVSIAMGKPMGDISWQNYYEDTAELLFMALDAGHSSGGLGGIMTSMFKVAQRYGVRMPERMLFFAKALAMTEGVARRLDPDINLERAVEEVLEAYVRQQLEVDFSVQALELKKKWQIFSHELPYYVSALTRGEKRIPIEIGGMEHIGDSLQRAVHTVAYSLVIASLVVTAGIMMSAQGAFEDLIRTTGYLLLLGAISASVYLYLRIFRQVRR